A single Leptospira barantonii DNA region contains:
- a CDS encoding efflux RND transporter permease subunit, with product MNLASLSIKRPIFITCTVLLILVAGYLSLNKLGVDLFPNVTIPVVTVTVPYPGAAPNEIETLVAKPVEDELSTISGVKRVKSICNEGVGTVVVEFTLETDVKYAEQQVRDKVSSVKPKLPDDAKEPVIRRIDPADQPILIIALRADLPEAELYDIANEEVKQILLTTKDVGNVNIYGGRKREIHVELDRNKLKEHMIPAFVVANRLASGGMNIPAGKVSKTDKELVYRTINEFQSPQEIRDTPISLFGNEIPIKIGQLGEVKDTVEDETSRAYFNGKKAVFLLVYKQSGSNTVAVAQAVKKKVNEINLDLAKRKGSPDLTAANDSSITIDNNIYDVKETIIIGIILTIIVVLLFLGSVRSTLITGLALPNSLLGAFILMAIAGFTVNVMTLLALSLAVGLLIDDAIVVRENIFRHREMGKTAREASIEGTKEVTLAVIATTMTVIAVFMPIAFISGVVGQFLREFGLTVCFALLISLYDALTIAPMLSAYFGGKIGNHGNKPGHGHDAIPEIVTQSAKGKTKTKGAVATTALEEIAYSKIRSQNNSAKGILSKIFSPVLAVLGKLESGLDSILSIFNVFQSWLEEKYASILKFTLKRPMFILSSAVLIFVVSLILTKFIPKTFLPAQDEGKFSVTLDMPPGTSVEKMAQVAQQVDQKIRSYKEIKLIAMFNTNRNTNMFVEMVPSKNRTMNTTQFKAFLRKELAEFSYANPIVKDIDNVGGGQRPFTLTVSGQRGEVVEDYAKKLFARLQKSPALLDVDTSYRAGAPEFRVVPDREREVLLGVPGTTIGTELRTLVEGTTPAVYRENGVEYDIRVRLKDSQRDLKDNFYNSFVPNFNNRLIPIQNVAKAEETTGLATINRLNRNKSVEIYADVNPKGPGMGGAMEEVAKISQTELPLPPGVKIGYSGQAESFKEMGTSMAIAMGLGVLFIYMVLASLYESFITPIAIMLVLPLALCGAFIALFLTQKSLDIFSMIGLIMLIGVATKNSILLVDFTNQLLDQGKEMKEAIIEAGRERLRPILMTSFALIAGMLPIAIGLNEASRQRTSMGVAIIGGLISSTVLTLVVVPAAFSYIEKLNQFVRRNSPNPDA from the coding sequence ATGAACTTAGCATCGCTTTCGATCAAAAGACCCATCTTCATTACCTGTACGGTCTTACTCATCCTAGTTGCGGGATATCTTTCATTAAACAAACTCGGGGTCGACTTATTCCCCAACGTAACGATCCCGGTCGTAACAGTGACCGTTCCTTATCCAGGTGCGGCTCCCAACGAAATCGAAACGCTCGTTGCGAAACCGGTTGAAGACGAACTTTCCACGATCTCCGGGGTAAAAAGAGTAAAGTCGATCTGTAACGAAGGCGTGGGAACCGTAGTCGTAGAGTTCACACTCGAAACCGACGTTAAATACGCGGAACAACAGGTTCGGGACAAAGTCTCCAGTGTAAAACCGAAACTACCGGACGACGCAAAAGAACCGGTAATTCGAAGAATCGATCCTGCCGATCAACCGATCTTAATCATCGCACTGAGAGCCGATCTTCCCGAAGCGGAACTATACGACATCGCAAACGAAGAAGTAAAACAAATTCTTCTTACCACGAAAGATGTTGGAAACGTAAACATCTACGGAGGACGCAAAAGAGAAATTCACGTCGAGTTAGATCGGAACAAACTCAAAGAACATATGATTCCCGCGTTCGTCGTCGCCAATCGACTTGCTTCGGGGGGAATGAACATTCCTGCCGGAAAGGTAAGTAAGACGGACAAAGAACTCGTTTATAGAACGATCAACGAGTTTCAATCTCCTCAAGAAATCAGAGATACGCCGATATCACTTTTTGGAAACGAGATTCCGATCAAGATCGGGCAACTCGGAGAGGTTAAGGACACGGTGGAAGATGAAACTTCCAGAGCGTACTTTAACGGTAAGAAGGCTGTCTTTCTTTTAGTTTATAAACAATCGGGTTCGAATACCGTAGCGGTCGCGCAAGCCGTTAAGAAAAAAGTAAACGAAATCAATCTCGATCTTGCAAAACGAAAAGGATCGCCCGACCTGACTGCGGCAAACGATTCTTCCATAACGATCGACAACAATATCTACGACGTTAAGGAAACGATCATCATCGGGATCATTCTTACGATCATTGTCGTATTATTATTTTTAGGAAGTGTACGTTCCACGTTGATCACCGGACTCGCTCTTCCAAACTCTCTCTTAGGCGCGTTTATTCTTATGGCGATCGCGGGTTTTACCGTGAACGTGATGACTCTTCTCGCACTCAGTCTCGCGGTCGGTCTTCTGATCGACGACGCGATCGTCGTTCGAGAGAATATCTTCAGACATAGGGAGATGGGAAAAACGGCAAGAGAAGCCTCTATCGAAGGAACGAAAGAAGTTACGTTAGCCGTAATTGCGACTACGATGACGGTGATCGCGGTGTTTATGCCGATCGCGTTCATCAGCGGGGTTGTGGGACAATTCTTAAGGGAATTCGGCTTAACCGTATGTTTCGCGCTTTTGATTTCCCTTTACGACGCTCTAACGATCGCTCCGATGTTGTCCGCGTATTTCGGCGGTAAGATCGGAAATCACGGAAACAAACCCGGTCACGGACACGATGCGATTCCCGAAATCGTTACTCAGTCCGCAAAAGGAAAAACAAAGACAAAAGGTGCAGTAGCGACGACGGCTTTGGAAGAAATCGCTTATTCCAAAATCCGTTCTCAGAATAATTCCGCAAAAGGAATTCTTTCCAAAATCTTTTCTCCGGTTCTTGCGGTTCTCGGTAAGCTCGAAAGCGGATTGGATTCGATATTAAGTATTTTTAATGTGTTTCAATCTTGGTTGGAAGAGAAATACGCTTCCATTCTCAAGTTCACCTTAAAAAGACCTATGTTCATTCTTTCCAGCGCGGTTCTGATCTTCGTTGTGAGTTTGATTCTTACCAAATTCATTCCGAAAACCTTTCTTCCCGCACAGGACGAGGGAAAATTCTCCGTAACCTTGGATATGCCGCCCGGAACGTCCGTGGAAAAGATGGCGCAGGTCGCGCAACAAGTGGATCAAAAGATCCGTTCCTATAAGGAAATCAAACTCATCGCGATGTTCAACACCAACAGAAACACGAACATGTTCGTGGAGATGGTGCCTTCCAAGAACAGAACGATGAACACAACCCAGTTCAAAGCGTTTCTTCGGAAAGAATTGGCGGAATTCTCTTATGCGAATCCGATCGTGAAGGACATTGATAACGTGGGTGGCGGTCAAAGACCTTTTACTCTTACCGTAAGCGGACAAAGAGGCGAGGTCGTGGAAGATTATGCGAAGAAGTTATTCGCACGTCTTCAAAAATCTCCGGCGCTTCTCGACGTGGATACGAGTTATAGAGCGGGCGCTCCCGAGTTTAGAGTGGTTCCCGATCGTGAAAGAGAAGTGTTGCTCGGTGTTCCGGGAACTACGATCGGAACTGAACTCAGAACTCTTGTGGAAGGAACCACTCCCGCGGTTTATAGGGAGAATGGAGTGGAGTATGATATCCGCGTTCGACTCAAGGATTCTCAAAGAGACTTGAAGGATAACTTTTACAATTCATTTGTTCCGAACTTCAATAACAGATTGATTCCGATTCAGAACGTAGCGAAAGCCGAGGAAACAACCGGTCTTGCTACGATCAATCGTCTCAATCGAAATAAGTCCGTTGAAATTTATGCGGACGTAAATCCGAAAGGTCCCGGTATGGGCGGTGCGATGGAAGAGGTTGCGAAGATCAGTCAAACCGAACTTCCTTTGCCACCCGGTGTTAAGATCGGTTACTCCGGACAAGCGGAGAGCTTTAAGGAGATGGGAACGTCCATGGCAATTGCGATGGGACTCGGAGTTCTATTCATCTACATGGTGTTAGCTTCTCTTTACGAAAGTTTCATCACTCCGATTGCGATCATGCTCGTGTTGCCTCTTGCGCTTTGCGGAGCTTTTATCGCGCTGTTCTTGACTCAGAAATCATTGGATATCTTTTCGATGATCGGTTTGATCATGTTGATCGGGGTCGCGACTAAGAACTCCATTCTTCTCGTGGACTTTACCAATCAGCTTTTGGATCAGGGTAAGGAAATGAAGGAAGCGATCATCGAAGCGGGTAGAGAAAGACTTAGACCGATTCTTATGACATCCTTTGCGCTCATCGCGGGTATGCTTCCGATCGCGATCGGACTCAACGAGGCGTCCCGTCAAAGAACGAGTATGGGTGTTGCGATCATCGGAGGTCTGATATCGTCCACGGTCCTTACCTTGGTAGTGGTTCCGGCGGCTTTCTCTTACATAGAAAAACTGAATCAGTTCGTAAGAAGAAATTCTCCGAATCCGGATGCGTAA
- a CDS encoding TetR/AcrR family transcriptional regulator, with protein sequence MSAMDQDDVKHRIMDKALELFLKYGYAKTKMEEIARILKISRKTLYKHFENKNHLLFEILTRKHGIMSSKIQEISEDDSLSVHEKIQAINEFKICQFPAGANEFILEIRDQAPDHYAYIKEVRMESVNKSVQALVKQGIEKGEIRQDLNPTIFAALLNSAIEMTATPELLLNSPLSMAQLQGEIHEILFYGIMTCPMSPKSS encoded by the coding sequence ATGAGCGCGATGGATCAGGATGATGTAAAACATCGGATTATGGATAAAGCGCTTGAGCTTTTTCTAAAATACGGTTATGCGAAAACTAAGATGGAGGAGATCGCAAGAATCCTGAAAATCTCACGCAAAACTTTGTATAAACATTTCGAAAATAAGAATCATCTTCTTTTCGAAATTCTTACCCGCAAACACGGGATCATGAGTTCCAAGATCCAAGAGATCAGCGAGGACGATTCTCTTTCCGTTCACGAAAAGATCCAGGCGATCAACGAGTTTAAGATCTGTCAGTTTCCTGCGGGAGCCAACGAGTTTATCTTGGAGATCCGAGATCAGGCTCCCGATCATTACGCTTATATCAAAGAAGTGAGAATGGAATCCGTGAACAAGTCGGTGCAAGCCTTGGTGAAACAAGGGATCGAGAAGGGGGAAATTCGCCAGGATCTGAATCCGACGATTTTCGCCGCGCTTCTCAATTCCGCGATCGAGATGACCGCAACGCCGGAGCTTCTTTTGAATTCTCCTTTATCGATGGCCCAACTGCAAGGGGAGATTCATGAAATTCTGTTTTATGGAATCATGACCTGTCCGATGTCTCCTAAATCGTCCTGA